A section of the Cryobacterium soli genome encodes:
- a CDS encoding cysteine hydrolase family protein: MTAAETLDIVGNTVLIVVDIQGGEIPREDSRTEIPYMGGRTERAPRVREVIRHCREKGIPVVFIQEVHKPSLVDIGRELDGSEGPHCLEGWEETELAPGIDPRPEEFLIKKRRYSAFFGTELEIVLKGYKAETLLLVGGLTDVCVHYTAVDAHQHDYRFRVLTDCVGGSTQQAHDNALQAMHYLQRDALVTAAQTNAWLATLPTPEPVNPVHELVRNA; encoded by the coding sequence ATGACTGCCGCCGAGACTCTAGACATCGTCGGAAACACCGTGCTCATCGTCGTCGACATCCAGGGCGGCGAGATTCCCCGCGAGGACTCCCGCACCGAGATCCCCTACATGGGCGGCCGCACCGAACGGGCCCCGCGGGTGCGTGAAGTGATCCGGCACTGCCGGGAGAAGGGCATCCCGGTGGTGTTCATCCAGGAGGTGCACAAGCCGTCGCTCGTCGACATCGGCCGTGAGCTCGACGGCTCCGAGGGCCCGCACTGCCTCGAGGGCTGGGAAGAGACCGAGCTGGCCCCGGGCATCGACCCGCGCCCCGAGGAATTCCTGATCAAGAAGCGCCGCTACTCCGCGTTCTTCGGCACCGAGCTGGAGATCGTGCTCAAGGGCTACAAGGCCGAGACCCTGCTGCTCGTCGGCGGCCTCACCGACGTCTGCGTGCACTACACCGCGGTGGATGCGCACCAGCACGACTACCGCTTCCGGGTGCTCACCGACTGCGTCGGCGGCTCCACCCAGCAGGCGCACGACAACGCCCTGCAGGCCATGCACTACCTGCAGCGCGACGCCCTTGTCACCGCCGCGCAGACCAACGCCTGGCTGGCCACCCTGCCCACCCCGGAGCCGGTGAACCCCGTGCACGAACTGGTGCGCAACGCGTGA
- a CDS encoding sensor domain-containing protein — MTLAVAADGSSGENPDDATPLTDIRWVGTAPDGLADRLPPRDPGVGVVVRDVDGQIIGGNLEACRILRASWAELIANKPGDPRWNPIDEWGTPISAENQPTAATLRTGRCTDGLLVGLSLPAVGGTSASLAWVSLSSYPIHDEAGEPMAAISLFDDQTDSPRARAATVRVLAGYRDLANNVTDFVLRTTVDGIVQWASPSVTAATGWLLDAVAGQSALDFWHPDDLPMVGETARQLRSGERYSARCRVRCADGAYRWFFRSSGPILAHDGTVSGGVHGFTSIDSLVEAETLANAERGLLRAALDSLADPYVVLEAVRDERGAVLHFTVTEVNPAACSFLNEPRDLVIGHALFDPSLRGISQRLARICAEVLDSGVPQDLDDAPSEGSGQRRWYDFRISPVGAGVSILLRDVTSRHLDNQSVLDSEQRYRMLAENASDVVLMVSPDDRIAWVSPSSEDAWGWHSAELVLHPSMEHVHPDDSADVLVGRDQPGDGSLVLAPFRIRHKSGDYRWVSAGIRDVFDDSGEMIGRIVSVRDVHRETVALRALEASEELFRAVLTSSSTGMVLCDSSGRIQVVNAALCRMLQRDEASLHGLSTGDLVHPEDRAVLQQARQDTLAGHGPSVMEVRLTRADGVTIWARRSSSLIRTAAGAAERLLIQLEDVTAEHDARQELLFQAFNDRLTGMHNRAWILNTLELDLADAHRSAGVVGVLFIDLDNFKLVNDSLGHVAGDEVLTVIAERIMGALRAQDRVGRFGGDEFVVVVPQVTDAAEIEQVAERIADALGTELTIHGHRIVPTVSMGIALSTPDSTAASLLRDTDSALFRAKRKGRARWQFFDETMHSQAMTRLTIEDEIRSSLQAGDFVVHYQPVVDLSDGSVVGHEALVRWQHPHRGLLGPVDFLAVAEESGLIVGIGRAVLDQACAVLAAQPDATGTISVNVSAVELSRDDWAETFVAAMTLHGVDPGRLIVEVTETAVLSLGAHTVGGLSAVRALGVGLHVDDFGTGFSSISLLRDLPVTGLKLDASFVAGLGHGLGAGHAAEDALSSGSQGGGAEALAAGLAGLVAHLGLTGVAEGIETEEEAATLRDQGWQHGQGYLFGGPAPWTSPAG; from the coding sequence ATGACACTGGCAGTGGCCGCGGATGGTTCATCCGGCGAGAATCCGGACGACGCCACCCCGCTCACCGACATCCGCTGGGTCGGCACCGCTCCCGACGGCCTCGCCGACCGGCTCCCACCTCGCGACCCCGGCGTCGGCGTGGTCGTGCGGGACGTTGACGGACAGATCATCGGTGGCAACCTCGAGGCGTGCCGGATCCTGCGCGCGTCCTGGGCCGAGCTCATCGCGAACAAGCCGGGCGACCCGCGCTGGAACCCCATCGACGAGTGGGGCACGCCGATCTCCGCGGAGAACCAGCCGACGGCCGCGACCCTCCGCACGGGCCGGTGCACTGACGGATTGCTTGTCGGCCTGTCCCTGCCGGCCGTCGGCGGCACATCCGCCAGCCTCGCCTGGGTGAGCCTGAGCTCCTACCCGATCCACGACGAGGCGGGCGAGCCGATGGCCGCGATCTCCCTGTTCGACGACCAGACCGACAGCCCCCGGGCTCGCGCCGCGACCGTGCGGGTTCTGGCCGGTTATCGGGACCTGGCCAACAACGTCACCGACTTCGTCCTGCGAACCACCGTCGACGGCATCGTGCAGTGGGCGTCGCCGTCGGTCACCGCGGCAACGGGGTGGCTGCTGGACGCCGTGGCCGGGCAGTCGGCGCTGGATTTCTGGCACCCGGACGACCTGCCCATGGTCGGCGAGACAGCCCGGCAGCTCCGGTCCGGTGAGCGGTACTCCGCCCGCTGCCGGGTTCGTTGCGCGGATGGCGCCTACCGGTGGTTCTTCAGATCGTCCGGCCCCATCCTGGCGCACGACGGAACGGTCAGCGGCGGCGTGCACGGCTTCACCAGCATCGACTCCCTTGTCGAAGCGGAAACCCTCGCGAATGCCGAGCGGGGTCTTCTGCGGGCTGCGCTGGACAGTCTGGCCGACCCGTACGTGGTTCTGGAGGCCGTCCGCGATGAGCGGGGTGCCGTGCTGCACTTCACGGTCACCGAGGTCAACCCTGCCGCCTGCTCGTTCCTCAACGAGCCTCGGGACCTCGTCATCGGCCACGCCCTGTTCGACCCTTCCCTGCGCGGAATCTCCCAGCGCCTGGCCCGCATCTGCGCCGAGGTACTCGACAGCGGGGTGCCGCAAGACCTTGATGACGCGCCCTCCGAGGGCTCCGGGCAGAGACGGTGGTACGACTTCAGGATCTCCCCGGTGGGTGCCGGAGTCTCGATCCTGCTCCGCGACGTGACCAGTCGTCACCTGGACAACCAGTCGGTGCTGGACTCCGAGCAGCGGTATCGGATGCTCGCCGAGAACGCCTCCGATGTGGTGCTGATGGTCAGCCCCGACGACCGGATCGCCTGGGTGTCGCCGTCCTCCGAGGATGCCTGGGGCTGGCATTCGGCCGAACTCGTGCTGCATCCCTCGATGGAACATGTGCACCCCGATGACAGTGCCGACGTTCTCGTGGGACGGGACCAACCCGGTGACGGTTCCCTGGTGCTTGCGCCCTTCCGGATCCGGCACAAGAGCGGCGACTACCGCTGGGTCTCCGCGGGCATCCGTGACGTCTTCGACGACAGCGGCGAGATGATCGGCCGCATCGTGTCGGTGCGCGACGTACACCGGGAGACCGTGGCGCTGCGTGCGCTGGAGGCGTCCGAGGAGCTGTTCCGCGCGGTGCTCACCTCGTCGTCGACGGGCATGGTCCTCTGCGACTCGAGCGGGCGCATCCAGGTGGTCAATGCCGCACTGTGCCGGATGCTGCAACGCGACGAGGCGTCGCTGCACGGGCTGTCCACGGGCGATCTGGTGCACCCGGAGGACCGGGCCGTCCTACAGCAGGCGCGACAGGACACGCTGGCCGGACACGGGCCGTCGGTGATGGAGGTGCGCCTCACCCGCGCGGACGGGGTGACTATCTGGGCACGCCGGTCGTCGTCGCTGATCCGCACGGCGGCGGGTGCGGCCGAGCGGCTGCTCATCCAGCTGGAGGATGTCACGGCGGAGCACGACGCCCGGCAGGAGCTGCTGTTCCAGGCCTTCAACGACAGGCTGACCGGCATGCACAACCGGGCCTGGATCCTCAACACCCTCGAGCTCGACCTCGCAGACGCCCACCGGTCTGCCGGCGTCGTCGGGGTGCTGTTCATCGACCTGGACAACTTCAAGCTCGTCAACGACTCGCTCGGCCATGTGGCCGGAGACGAGGTGCTCACCGTGATCGCCGAGCGCATCATGGGGGCCCTGCGCGCCCAGGACCGGGTGGGGCGTTTCGGCGGCGACGAGTTCGTGGTCGTCGTGCCTCAGGTGACTGACGCGGCGGAGATCGAGCAGGTGGCCGAGCGCATCGCGGACGCCCTCGGTACCGAACTGACCATCCACGGGCACCGGATCGTGCCGACCGTGTCGATGGGCATCGCCCTGTCCACACCGGACTCGACCGCCGCGAGCCTGCTGCGGGACACCGATTCCGCTCTGTTCCGCGCCAAGCGCAAGGGGCGGGCGCGCTGGCAGTTCTTCGACGAGACCATGCACTCCCAGGCCATGACCCGGCTCACCATCGAAGACGAGATCCGGAGCTCCCTGCAGGCCGGGGACTTCGTCGTGCACTACCAGCCCGTCGTGGACCTGTCCGACGGCAGCGTGGTGGGGCACGAAGCTCTCGTGCGCTGGCAGCATCCGCATCGGGGGCTCCTGGGGCCGGTGGACTTCCTCGCCGTCGCCGAGGAGTCCGGCCTGATCGTGGGAATCGGTCGGGCCGTGCTCGACCAGGCCTGTGCCGTGCTCGCGGCCCAGCCGGATGCCACCGGCACGATCAGCGTCAATGTCTCGGCCGTCGAACTGAGCCGTGACGACTGGGCCGAGACCTTCGTCGCGGCGATGACCCTGCACGGCGTGGACCCGGGGCGGCTCATCGTGGAGGTCACCGAAACCGCGGTGCTCTCGCTCGGTGCCCACACCGTCGGCGGGCTGAGCGCCGTACGGGCGCTCGGCGTGGGCCTGCACGTCGACGACTTCGGCACCGGCTTCTCGTCGATCTCGCTGCTGCGCGACCTGCCGGTGACCGGGCTCAAGCTCGACGCCAGCTTTGTCGCCGGTCTCGGCCACGGCCTCGGCGCCGGACATGCGGCTGAAGACGCCCTCAGCTCCGGCAGCCAGGGCGGCGGTGCCGAGGCCCTCGCCGCGGGGCTGGCCGGTCTGGTGGCGCACCTCGGTCTCACCGGGGTGGCGGAGGGCATCGAAACCGAAGAAGAGGCCGCGACGCTGCGCGACCAGGGCTGGCAACACGGTCAGGGTTACCTCTTCGGTGGGCCTGCCCCCTGGACCTCTCCGGCGGGGTAG
- a CDS encoding ABC transporter permease, giving the protein MSVFAPTPTRALPGRGARKFQRVTALRHRSTIVNLIGLTGLVLLVLLALLAPVLAPYSPILRAGTPFQPPLSPGFLLGTDALGYDIFSRLLFGLRASITAAAIVIASGVIIGGLVGVVAGALGGWADGLLMRVTDLFLALPGILIAMVVAAALGASFTSSLIGVAVVWWPMYARLVRGEVRSWAARPHLEAATLAGVGWSRRVARHLLPGVTSTVVIAASLDVGGLVVAMSGLSFIGLSSPAPAPELGAMAAQGMQYLLQFWWVPVVPGLAVMLLALCANLAGDGIRDLLARR; this is encoded by the coding sequence ATGAGCGTTTTCGCCCCCACGCCCACCCGAGCCCTGCCCGGCCGTGGCGCCCGCAAGTTCCAGCGGGTCACCGCGCTGCGGCACCGCTCCACGATCGTGAACCTCATCGGCCTCACCGGCCTGGTGCTGCTGGTGCTCCTGGCCCTGCTCGCCCCGGTGCTCGCGCCCTACAGCCCGATCCTGCGCGCCGGTACCCCATTCCAGCCGCCGCTCAGCCCCGGCTTCCTGCTCGGCACGGATGCCCTCGGCTACGACATCTTCTCCCGTCTGCTCTTCGGCCTGCGCGCCAGCATCACCGCCGCGGCCATCGTGATCGCCTCCGGCGTGATCATCGGCGGCCTCGTCGGTGTCGTCGCCGGCGCCCTCGGCGGCTGGGCGGACGGCCTGCTCATGCGGGTCACCGACCTGTTCCTCGCCCTGCCGGGCATCCTCATCGCCATGGTCGTGGCTGCGGCCCTCGGCGCCAGCTTCACCAGCTCGCTGATCGGCGTGGCCGTGGTGTGGTGGCCGATGTACGCCCGGCTGGTGCGCGGCGAGGTGCGCTCCTGGGCGGCCCGGCCGCACCTGGAGGCCGCGACCCTGGCCGGCGTGGGCTGGAGCCGCCGAGTGGCCCGGCACCTGCTGCCCGGCGTCACCTCCACAGTGGTGATCGCGGCGAGCCTGGACGTGGGCGGCCTCGTGGTGGCCATGTCGGGCCTGTCCTTCATCGGCCTCTCCTCGCCGGCCCCGGCGCCCGAGCTCGGCGCCATGGCCGCCCAGGGCATGCAGTACCTGCTGCAGTTCTGGTGGGTGCCCGTGGTGCCGGGACTTGCCGTGATGCTGCTGGCCCTCTGCGCCAACCTCGCCGGCGACGGCATCCGCGACCTGCTGGCCCGCCGATGA
- a CDS encoding MFS transporter has protein sequence MPDVGRVGSPRTDALPVPGLEPVSSTVSAAAGGASVPRLSPRTRPRLWPLALGTFAIGFGSNIVTGLLPTMSADLGVTVPEIGRLVSVYGFTYAVTTPLVALAGNRLPRRLLMLTALALFALACVGTAFAEDYDTVALLRGLAAFAAGGFTPTATVLASRLAAPGERGRALATVFGGLTTATVVAAPVGNLLGPTLGYRGVYALTAGLAVLAFVAVLTLVPRPSRESLEAAVVARPGRGWPSPIVLVVLLVSMLETAAALMVQTYASPLLTAMSGVDGIGLSVLLLCYGAAGVLGNIVGGRLADRWGASRTLWLSFAVCGAALVLLPIASRSIVGAGLVFAVWGFAAWAANSPLQGILLGLAGRHGQLVVALNSSVIALGTGLGALAGGAIIAGGGMLVIAYWGAGVMAVVVALVLAVSARGRVAAF, from the coding sequence GTGCCTGACGTCGGGCGGGTGGGGTCACCCCGCACCGACGCGCTGCCGGTGCCCGGACTCGAGCCCGTGTCGTCCACCGTCTCGGCGGCAGCCGGCGGCGCGTCCGTGCCGCGGCTCAGCCCTCGCACCAGGCCCCGGCTCTGGCCGCTGGCGCTGGGCACGTTCGCGATCGGGTTCGGCTCGAACATCGTGACGGGGCTGCTGCCCACCATGTCCGCCGACCTGGGCGTGACCGTGCCGGAGATCGGCCGGCTCGTGAGCGTGTACGGCTTCACCTACGCCGTGACCACGCCACTCGTGGCGCTGGCCGGCAACAGGCTGCCCCGGCGGCTGCTGATGCTCACCGCACTGGCGCTGTTCGCGTTGGCCTGCGTGGGCACCGCGTTCGCCGAGGACTACGACACCGTGGCGCTGCTGCGAGGCCTGGCCGCGTTCGCCGCCGGCGGCTTCACGCCCACGGCCACGGTGCTGGCGTCCCGGCTAGCGGCTCCGGGGGAGCGCGGCCGGGCCCTGGCGACGGTGTTCGGTGGTCTCACCACGGCGACCGTCGTGGCCGCACCGGTGGGCAATCTGCTCGGCCCAACGCTCGGATACCGCGGCGTCTACGCGCTCACCGCGGGCCTGGCGGTGCTGGCCTTCGTGGCGGTGCTCACCCTCGTGCCGAGGCCGTCGCGCGAGTCGCTCGAGGCCGCGGTCGTTGCCCGGCCCGGCCGGGGCTGGCCGTCACCGATCGTGCTCGTGGTGCTGCTGGTCTCGATGCTCGAGACCGCTGCCGCGCTCATGGTGCAGACCTACGCATCCCCGTTGCTCACGGCGATGTCGGGCGTGGACGGCATCGGCCTCAGCGTGCTGCTGCTCTGCTACGGTGCGGCCGGGGTGCTCGGCAACATCGTGGGTGGCCGGCTGGCCGACCGTTGGGGTGCCTCGCGCACCCTCTGGCTGAGCTTCGCCGTGTGCGGGGCTGCGCTGGTCCTGCTCCCGATTGCGAGCCGGTCGATCGTGGGCGCCGGCCTGGTGTTCGCTGTGTGGGGGTTCGCCGCCTGGGCGGCAAACTCGCCGCTGCAGGGGATCCTACTCGGCCTGGCCGGACGCCACGGGCAGCTCGTCGTGGCGCTGAACTCCTCGGTGATCGCGCTGGGCACGGGCCTGGGCGCCCTGGCCGGTGGCGCCATCATCGCCGGCGGCGGCATGCTCGTGATCGCATATTGGGGCGCGGGAGTCATGGCCGTGGTGGTAGCCCTGGTGCTCGCGGTGTCGGCGCGCGGGCGGGTGGCCGCGTTCTGA
- a CDS encoding allophanate hydrolase, whose amino-acid sequence MTPADLPTPGTPTGRVAEVYAAIAAADRPEVWITLRAEAEVQAEVDEVLARAAIAWEPLPLAGLLFAVKDNIDVAGLPTTAACPGFAYPAKEDATAVARLRAAGAVVLGKTNLDQFATGLVGTRSPYGAVRSVLRPDRISGGSSSGSAVAVALGLVDFALGTDTAGSGRVPAALQGLVGVKGTVGLVPTTGVVPACRSLDCVTAFARDLDTAESVLRVMAGPDGRDALAALPPESAPLAAPAAPVIAVPRPDDLTALAPLWRSAFDAHLARLRDAGVTLVEMDISPFLEAAALLYNGAFVAERYAAVGAAIDSAPAGLDPVVAGIVTAAGHLPAHRYAADLVRLAELKLAGELAFAGADAMLLPTTTHHPTLAEVAAEPIAVNSRLGTFTNFANLFGYPAYAVPIDAGAADENVGVQVLARPFADAVARDVAALLLRVESRDVVSRERSNGHLGTREATISPLSRDGVLRERSNGHLGAREATISPLSREVISREDVGERRVAGSQLRLDLDGGVHLLVVGAHLSGLPLHDRMRRHGALFADDVRTAPGYTLVALGDPLNRPGMIRTPDSDSSVLGELWRVPETALSALLLEAAAPLGLGRVTLADGREVVGYLCEATAAAGKPVVADGDWRAHVNGADRA is encoded by the coding sequence ATGACCCCGGCCGACCTCCCCACGCCCGGCACGCCGACCGGTCGCGTCGCCGAGGTCTACGCGGCGATCGCCGCCGCGGACCGGCCCGAGGTGTGGATCACCCTTCGCGCCGAGGCCGAGGTGCAGGCCGAGGTCGACGAGGTGCTCGCCCGGGCCGCCATCGCGTGGGAACCGCTGCCCCTGGCCGGGCTGCTGTTCGCCGTGAAGGACAACATCGACGTGGCGGGCCTGCCCACCACAGCGGCCTGCCCCGGCTTCGCCTACCCCGCCAAAGAGGACGCCACGGCCGTGGCCCGGCTGCGCGCCGCCGGCGCCGTGGTGCTCGGCAAGACCAACCTCGACCAGTTCGCCACCGGCCTGGTCGGCACCCGCAGCCCCTACGGCGCGGTGCGGAGCGTCCTGCGGCCCGACCGTATCTCCGGCGGCTCGTCCTCCGGGTCGGCTGTGGCCGTGGCCCTCGGCCTGGTGGACTTCGCCCTCGGCACCGACACCGCCGGCTCTGGCCGGGTGCCCGCCGCCCTGCAGGGGCTCGTCGGGGTCAAGGGCACCGTGGGTCTGGTGCCCACCACGGGCGTCGTACCGGCCTGCCGCAGCCTCGACTGCGTCACCGCGTTCGCCCGCGACCTCGACACCGCCGAGTCGGTGCTGAGGGTGATGGCCGGACCGGATGGCCGTGACGCCCTCGCGGCCCTGCCGCCGGAATCCGCCCCGCTCGCCGCCCCGGCGGCCCCCGTGATCGCCGTGCCCCGCCCCGACGACCTCACCGCGCTCGCGCCGCTCTGGCGGAGCGCCTTCGACGCCCACCTGGCCCGGTTGCGTGACGCCGGCGTCACCCTGGTAGAGATGGACATCTCCCCGTTCCTCGAGGCCGCCGCGTTGCTGTACAACGGCGCCTTCGTGGCCGAGCGTTACGCCGCCGTCGGTGCGGCGATCGATTCAGCACCTGCGGGGCTCGACCCTGTCGTTGCCGGCATCGTCACCGCCGCCGGGCACCTGCCCGCGCACCGGTACGCGGCCGACCTGGTGCGCTTGGCCGAGCTGAAGCTCGCCGGGGAACTCGCCTTCGCCGGCGCCGACGCCATGCTGCTGCCCACCACCACGCACCACCCCACCCTGGCCGAGGTGGCGGCGGAGCCCATCGCCGTGAACTCCCGGCTAGGCACCTTCACCAACTTCGCCAATCTGTTCGGCTACCCCGCGTACGCGGTGCCGATCGATGCGGGCGCGGCAGACGAGAACGTGGGCGTGCAGGTGCTCGCCCGCCCCTTCGCCGACGCCGTCGCCCGTGACGTGGCCGCCCTGCTGCTGCGTGTCGAATCGCGAGACGTCGTTTCGCGAGAGCGGTCAAACGGTCACCTGGGCACTCGCGAAGCAACCATTTCACCGCTTTCGCGGGATGGGGTTTTGCGAGAGCGGTCTAACGGTCACCTGGGTGCTCGCGAAGCAACCATTTCACCGCTTTCGCGGGAGGTGATCTCGCGGGAGGACGTGGGGGAGCGGAGGGTCGCGGGAAGCCAGCTGCGCTTGGACCTCGATGGGGGAGTGCACCTGCTCGTGGTGGGTGCGCACCTGTCCGGGCTGCCGCTGCACGACCGGATGCGTCGGCACGGCGCACTGTTCGCCGACGACGTGCGCACCGCGCCCGGCTACACCCTCGTGGCCCTCGGCGACCCGCTGAACCGGCCCGGCATGATCCGCACGCCCGACTCCGACTCCAGCGTGCTCGGCGAACTGTGGCGGGTACCCGAGACCGCCCTCTCGGCACTGCTGCTCGAGGCCGCGGCCCCGCTCGGCCTCGGCCGGGTCACCCTGGCCGACGGCCGCGAGGTGGTGGGCTACCTCTGTGAGGCCACCGCCGCTGCGGGCAAGCCCGTGGTCGCGGACGGCGACTGGCGTGCACACGTGAACGGAGCCGATCGTGCCTGA
- a CDS encoding ABC transporter permease encodes MLMFILKRIVAMAGVLLALTVALFTLQELSGVDPAKAYVGANASAEALERARERLGLDQSAIVRYFDYLGGLLHGDLQNSLRTRTPVADGLAAAFPATLELALWTLGFALILGAFFALLTVVRWKGAAVVRFVLLSGAAAPTFLLAMVGLLVFYGSLGLIPAGGRSSFSGGSSSPTGLLVLDALLAGRMDVAGDAVWHLLLPAACAAISPAVAIGRVLVDGLKVNLGSDHARTARSAGMKESAVLVRHALRNSLGATLSMIGIQTGLLLGGLVVVEKITGWPGLGSYLEKSVNVSDFPGIAGVALLLGITYVLLNTIVDVLQVVADRRISLT; translated from the coding sequence ATGCTGATGTTCATCCTTAAGCGCATCGTCGCCATGGCCGGCGTGCTCCTGGCCCTCACCGTGGCCCTGTTCACCCTGCAGGAGCTCAGCGGGGTCGACCCGGCCAAGGCCTACGTGGGCGCCAACGCCTCGGCCGAGGCCCTCGAACGGGCCCGCGAACGCCTGGGCCTCGACCAGAGCGCCATCGTGCGGTACTTCGACTACCTCGGCGGCCTGCTGCACGGCGACCTGCAGAACTCGCTGCGCACCCGCACCCCGGTCGCCGACGGCCTGGCCGCGGCGTTCCCGGCCACGCTCGAACTGGCGCTGTGGACCCTGGGCTTCGCGCTCATTCTCGGCGCGTTCTTCGCCCTGCTCACCGTGGTGCGCTGGAAGGGCGCCGCCGTGGTGCGGTTCGTGCTGCTCTCCGGAGCCGCAGCGCCCACCTTCCTGCTCGCCATGGTGGGGCTGCTCGTGTTCTACGGGTCGCTCGGCCTTATCCCCGCCGGCGGCCGGTCCAGCTTCAGCGGCGGCTCATCCAGCCCCACCGGCCTGCTCGTGCTCGACGCGCTGCTGGCCGGGCGCATGGACGTGGCCGGCGACGCAGTGTGGCATCTGCTCTTGCCCGCCGCCTGCGCTGCGATCAGCCCGGCGGTGGCCATCGGCCGGGTGCTCGTGGACGGCCTCAAGGTCAACCTCGGCTCCGACCACGCCCGCACCGCCCGCTCGGCCGGCATGAAGGAGTCCGCCGTGCTCGTACGGCACGCGCTGCGCAACTCCCTCGGCGCCACCCTCTCGATGATCGGCATCCAGACCGGGCTGCTGCTCGGCGGGCTCGTGGTGGTGGAGAAGATCACCGGCTGGCCGGGCCTCGGCAGCTACCTGGAGAAGTCGGTCAACGTGAGCGACTTCCCCGGCATCGCCGGCGTCGCCCTGCTGCTCGGCATCACCTACGTGCTGCTGAACACCATCGTCGACGTGCTGCAGGTCGTGGCCGACCGGCGTATCTCCCTCACCTGA
- a CDS encoding urea amidolyase associated protein UAAP1, whose amino-acid sequence MSETTELTSATAATAVSASTASPAGARAHARAQGGTRVTTMPTVPAATAGGWPAGLAEDDRFVAETVAGGNYTTLAVQRGTIVEFTDLDGDACAHLAIFNQAQLDERLNVADTVKIQWQAYLGEGAMLLSDRGRVLATIVSDNSGTHDTFAGTSTRAVNEARYGDGSAHSGTPAGRELLILGAAKHGLTPRDLPPTVALFQGVRVAEDGALVFTGSTGPGAVVRLRFELPAVLLVANVPSPVDPRPEYTSTPVRIRAWRGEAANLQSPEATATPEAARAFGNTIDYARTRGL is encoded by the coding sequence GTGAGCGAGACCACTGAGCTGACCTCTGCTACCGCGGCAACGGCAGTCTCGGCGTCGACGGCCTCACCCGCCGGCGCCCGGGCGCACGCCCGAGCGCAGGGCGGCACGCGGGTCACGACCATGCCCACCGTTCCGGCCGCCACGGCCGGCGGCTGGCCCGCCGGGCTCGCCGAGGACGACCGCTTCGTCGCCGAGACGGTTGCGGGCGGCAACTACACGACCCTCGCCGTGCAACGCGGCACGATCGTGGAGTTCACCGACCTCGACGGCGACGCCTGCGCGCACCTGGCGATCTTCAACCAGGCGCAACTCGACGAACGCCTCAACGTCGCCGACACCGTGAAGATCCAGTGGCAGGCCTACCTCGGCGAGGGTGCCATGCTGCTCTCCGACCGCGGCCGGGTGCTCGCCACCATCGTGTCGGACAACTCCGGCACCCACGACACCTTCGCGGGCACCTCCACCCGCGCGGTGAACGAGGCCCGCTACGGCGACGGCTCCGCGCACAGCGGCACCCCCGCCGGCCGCGAACTGTTGATCCTCGGCGCCGCCAAGCACGGCCTCACCCCGCGCGACCTGCCGCCTACCGTCGCCCTGTTCCAGGGCGTGCGGGTGGCGGAGGACGGCGCGCTGGTGTTCACCGGCTCCACCGGCCCCGGCGCCGTCGTGCGGCTGCGATTCGAGCTGCCCGCCGTGCTGCTCGTGGCCAATGTGCCCTCCCCGGTGGACCCGCGACCGGAGTACACCAGCACGCCGGTGCGCATCCGGGCCTGGCGTGGCGAGGCCGCGAACCTCCAGTCGCCCGAGGCCACCGCAACCCCCGAGGCCGCCCGCGCCTTCGGCAACACCATTGACTACGCCAGAACGAGAGGACTGTGA
- a CDS encoding urea amidolyase associated protein UAAP2 — MGRTDSTQTGSDSSTGPVAGTTPAAVPERLAGREIVLDEVVGRRGPWSHVVAAGDELTIVDLEGNQAVDFLLYDSADTAVRYSAPDTISAQGNVYLSQGSVLRANTGDALMTLVHDEVGRHDTIGGACSKESNSLRYGHHTVHQHACVENFLAEGALWGLGKRDLVSNINFYMNVPVEADGALGIVDGLSAPGLSLTLRAERDVLVLVSNCPQINNPCNGFNPTPVRMLVTRAAR, encoded by the coding sequence ATGGGCCGCACCGACAGCACGCAGACCGGCAGCGACAGCAGCACCGGCCCGGTCGCCGGCACGACGCCGGCCGCCGTGCCCGAGCGGCTCGCCGGCCGCGAGATCGTGCTCGACGAGGTCGTGGGCCGCCGCGGCCCGTGGTCCCACGTCGTGGCCGCCGGCGACGAGCTCACCATCGTCGACCTCGAGGGCAACCAGGCCGTCGACTTCCTGCTCTACGACTCCGCAGACACCGCCGTGCGTTACAGCGCGCCCGACACCATCAGCGCCCAGGGCAACGTCTACCTCAGCCAGGGGTCGGTGCTGCGCGCCAACACCGGCGACGCCCTGATGACCCTCGTGCACGACGAGGTCGGCCGGCACGACACCATCGGCGGCGCCTGCAGCAAGGAGTCCAACTCCCTGCGGTACGGCCACCACACCGTGCACCAGCACGCCTGCGTCGAGAACTTCCTCGCCGAGGGCGCCCTGTGGGGACTGGGCAAACGCGACCTGGTCAGCAACATCAACTTCTACATGAACGTGCCCGTCGAGGCGGATGGCGCGCTCGGCATCGTCGACGGCCTCTCGGCCCCCGGGCTCTCGCTCACACTTCGCGCCGAACGTGACGTGCTCGTGCTGGTGTCGAACTGCCCGCAGATCAACAACCCCTGCAACGGGTTCAACCCCACCCCGGTGCGGATGCTCGTGACCCGGGCCGCCCGATGA